A part of Tessaracoccus timonensis genomic DNA contains:
- a CDS encoding peptidoglycan-binding protein: MRNRHALFGAIVAFTTVLPLAACAPAPSAIPAHRDVRAVSSTAVPSPESIPSATVTPAQATPSPSPTPPPTPTPSEALPSPSVTPSPTPTAQPALYSAGDEGEEIRELQHRLLQLHWFEGKITGLYDPTTQASVEGFQAKRQLPVTGAVDATTWKRLVEMTKTPTHDEKYNVVKPGPALMKSGDKGDEVRKLQSRLRQIGWYGPTVDGVYGPATVEGVRGFQEKRDIPVTGEVDQRTLDRLRAMTHDPTHEELANKIPKKTEATTGGMKLDPRCLSGRAVCISKQTRQLAWVVDGKVRLTMDVRFGSKRTPTREGAFRVEFKSRHHVSKLYNSKMPYAMFFSGGQAVHYSSDFRARGYNGASHGCVNVRDQGAVAALFEAAKVGDKVIVY, encoded by the coding sequence ATGCGTAACCGACATGCGTTGTTTGGTGCAATCGTCGCGTTCACGACGGTGCTCCCCTTGGCAGCCTGTGCGCCGGCCCCTTCCGCGATTCCCGCACATCGCGACGTGCGGGCCGTGTCGTCGACGGCAGTGCCATCGCCTGAGAGTATTCCCAGCGCGACGGTGACCCCCGCCCAGGCGACGCCATCGCCGAGCCCGACGCCGCCACCCACGCCAACCCCGAGCGAAGCGCTGCCGTCGCCTTCCGTGACGCCAAGCCCGACGCCCACCGCGCAGCCCGCGCTGTACAGCGCAGGGGATGAGGGTGAGGAAATCCGCGAGCTGCAGCACCGTCTCCTCCAGCTCCACTGGTTCGAAGGCAAGATCACAGGCCTCTACGACCCAACGACGCAGGCGTCGGTCGAAGGATTCCAGGCCAAACGGCAGCTCCCCGTGACAGGCGCCGTCGATGCTACGACGTGGAAGCGGCTCGTCGAGATGACGAAGACGCCCACGCACGACGAGAAGTACAACGTGGTGAAGCCCGGCCCAGCGCTGATGAAGTCCGGTGACAAGGGCGACGAGGTTCGTAAGCTGCAGTCCCGCCTCAGGCAGATCGGTTGGTACGGGCCCACCGTCGACGGTGTATACGGCCCTGCAACTGTCGAGGGCGTTCGCGGGTTCCAGGAAAAGCGTGACATTCCTGTCACCGGCGAGGTCGACCAGCGCACACTCGACCGCCTGCGCGCTATGACGCACGATCCCACCCATGAGGAGCTCGCGAACAAGATTCCGAAGAAGACGGAAGCCACCACAGGGGGCATGAAACTCGATCCTCGTTGCTTGAGCGGGCGGGCGGTCTGCATCTCGAAGCAAACACGCCAGCTCGCGTGGGTGGTCGACGGCAAGGTCCGCCTCACGATGGACGTCCGCTTCGGATCCAAACGCACCCCCACAAGGGAGGGCGCGTTCCGGGTGGAGTTCAAGTCGCGTCACCACGTCTCCAAGCTGTATAACTCTAAGATGCCCTACGCCATGTTTTTCAGCGGGGGGCAAGCCGTCCATTACTCAAGTGACTTCAGAGCCCGCGGCTACAACGGTGCCTCACACGGTTGCGTGAACGTGCGCGACCAGGGTGCCGTCGCGGCCCTGTTCGAAGCGGCGAAAGTGGGCGACAAAGTCATTGTCTACTGA
- a CDS encoding DMT family transporter, with protein sequence MIGFAILLQVLGSFLFAGGAALQSLGVRSTFDDDTPASDNRLSAGGMLKLVLIPKWSLGLVCVLLGAGINFTALTFAPIAVVQPIGIVAVIWSVLLAARIHKHRISGHLWIAVLVTFVGLVGFTIISTRNATGNQEATLVSLLVTFGVVVAISLGISAITPRVTPWLKAMLWSSIGAMLYGMATGMLKATADMVLTYHESWLDLKVLVAIVLMLVGFFGGVWMIQQGYASGPAEITVATMTTVDPVVAVLFGLVVLAEGAHMGVWAGIGMTVMGAVAIYGVVMLSHYHPDAIKERAERERREAAEQRAAN encoded by the coding sequence TTGATCGGTTTCGCGATCCTCCTTCAGGTTCTGGGGTCATTCCTGTTTGCCGGGGGAGCGGCACTCCAGAGTTTGGGCGTTCGTTCTACGTTCGACGATGACACCCCCGCGTCAGACAACCGCCTGTCCGCTGGCGGGATGCTGAAGCTCGTGCTGATCCCGAAGTGGTCGCTCGGCTTGGTGTGCGTGTTGCTCGGTGCTGGCATTAATTTCACGGCACTCACATTTGCGCCCATCGCTGTGGTGCAGCCCATCGGCATTGTCGCGGTGATTTGGTCGGTGTTGCTGGCAGCGCGAATCCACAAGCATCGAATTTCTGGGCATCTGTGGATTGCGGTGCTCGTCACGTTCGTCGGGCTGGTGGGGTTCACCATCATCTCGACCAGGAACGCCACTGGCAATCAGGAAGCAACCCTGGTGTCGCTGTTGGTGACGTTCGGTGTGGTCGTGGCTATCTCACTTGGGATATCGGCCATCACGCCGCGAGTGACGCCTTGGCTGAAAGCCATGCTCTGGTCGTCGATCGGCGCCATGCTGTACGGGATGGCGACGGGAATGCTCAAAGCCACTGCGGACATGGTGCTGACGTACCACGAGTCATGGCTCGACCTCAAAGTGCTGGTAGCCATCGTTTTGATGCTCGTCGGGTTCTTTGGGGGAGTATGGATGATCCAGCAGGGGTACGCCTCTGGCCCGGCCGAGATCACCGTAGCCACGATGACGACGGTGGACCCGGTCGTCGCGGTGCTGTTCGGCCTCGTCGTGCTTGCTGAGGGTGCGCACATGGGGGTGTGGGCCGGGATCGGTATGACGGTGATGGGCGCCGTCGCCATATACGGCGTCGTGATGCTCAGCCACTACCATCCCGATGCCATCAAAGAACGCGCCGAGCGCGAGCGTCGGGAAGCTGCCGAACAGCGGGCCGCCAACTAG
- a CDS encoding DUF4192 family protein yields the protein MTITETRTVRCRSRAELLALPPAQFGFSPQESVVAIRMSGKHVLFMGRLDLSHVGEGCQDAARSIMTMATSNPAPDSHWMLLGYTASPNLGAALMTSLADELDAVSIMVLTDGASTWEVVNGTLIDEEAAVVSDALTEYIAELWPGEVAASRDEAVAAVYAWQPSKALTTAARRHVEALSDSERMERLATLLDGTLTDADAAELAVLVGYEEPFGEVVAQMNRDVAPARRAALLAARVQAPARNVGSVLSLLALAYWLEGAGALAAECLIQISPDEQRHPLAHTVSALLKLGVPPSRWDER from the coding sequence ATGACGATTACTGAAACCCGCACTGTCCGCTGCCGCAGCCGCGCAGAACTCCTCGCGCTGCCGCCCGCCCAATTCGGCTTCTCGCCCCAAGAATCCGTCGTCGCCATACGCATGTCCGGCAAGCACGTCCTGTTCATGGGCCGTCTCGACCTCTCCCATGTCGGGGAGGGTTGCCAGGATGCGGCGCGCAGCATCATGACGATGGCGACGAGCAACCCTGCTCCTGATTCGCACTGGATGCTGCTCGGCTACACAGCCTCCCCAAACCTGGGTGCCGCGTTGATGACCAGCCTCGCGGACGAGCTAGACGCGGTCTCCATCATGGTGCTCACCGACGGAGCCAGCACCTGGGAAGTCGTGAACGGCACGTTGATCGATGAAGAAGCGGCGGTCGTCTCCGACGCGCTCACCGAGTACATCGCGGAATTGTGGCCGGGGGAGGTGGCTGCATCGCGCGACGAGGCCGTCGCTGCCGTGTACGCCTGGCAGCCCTCGAAAGCTCTCACAACTGCCGCACGACGTCATGTGGAAGCGCTGAGTGATTCGGAGCGCATGGAGCGCCTCGCGACGTTACTGGACGGCACCCTCACAGACGCAGACGCTGCCGAGCTGGCGGTACTGGTGGGCTACGAGGAACCATTCGGTGAAGTAGTGGCCCAAATGAATCGCGACGTGGCACCAGCGCGACGGGCAGCCCTACTGGCCGCACGCGTGCAGGCACCCGCGCGCAACGTCGGCAGTGTGCTCTCACTACTGGCGCTCGCCTACTGGCTGGAAGGTGCCGGTGCGCTCGCTGCTGAGTGCCTTATCCAAATCAGCCCCGACGAGCAGCGTCACCCGTTGGCTCACACGGTGAGTGCGCTGCTCAAGTTGGGCGTCCCTCCGTCGCGCTGGGACGAACGCTGA
- a CDS encoding carbohydrate kinase, with protein MRFVVLGEALIDLIPDGNKTSVSSSWVARSGGGPMNTAIGLGRLGCDVQFLGRLSEDSFGQQLTEHIETNGVGTDYAIRTFDPTTLAVVSLSDDGKASYAFHTVGTTNFNWTEQDFPELDPSDWLHFGSLVAVLEPSFAQVHRFLSKTPNRKSFDINVRPNVLSDREEYVRKVRAMASLVGQSGGFVKASDEDLAWLVDFKEEPLDVAQRYCRDYSVEFVIVTLGSDGAVAVGRDGELARVPGRRVEVVDTVGAGDTFNAGFLQAFNGDNLEEAMRRGVAASALVCTKAGAQPPTSDEVDAVLA; from the coding sequence ATGCGCTTTGTTGTCTTAGGTGAAGCCCTCATCGACCTCATCCCCGACGGAAACAAGACCTCCGTGAGCAGCTCATGGGTCGCTCGTTCAGGAGGAGGGCCGATGAACACCGCCATCGGGCTCGGGCGTCTCGGGTGCGACGTGCAATTCCTCGGTCGGCTGAGTGAGGATTCCTTCGGGCAACAGCTCACGGAGCACATCGAAACCAATGGGGTCGGCACCGACTACGCCATCCGCACGTTTGACCCGACCACGCTGGCCGTGGTGTCACTCAGCGACGATGGGAAAGCCAGCTACGCCTTTCACACCGTCGGCACCACGAACTTCAACTGGACGGAACAAGATTTTCCTGAACTGGATCCCTCGGATTGGTTGCACTTCGGGTCGCTCGTCGCCGTGCTCGAGCCGTCGTTTGCGCAGGTCCACCGCTTCCTATCAAAGACGCCCAATAGGAAGAGCTTCGACATCAACGTCCGCCCCAATGTGCTGAGCGACAGGGAGGAGTACGTGCGCAAGGTGCGCGCCATGGCCTCGCTCGTCGGACAATCGGGTGGCTTTGTGAAGGCATCAGACGAAGATCTCGCCTGGCTCGTCGATTTCAAAGAGGAACCTCTCGACGTCGCCCAGCGATACTGCCGCGACTACTCCGTCGAATTCGTCATCGTCACCTTGGGCAGCGACGGTGCCGTCGCTGTGGGACGCGACGGGGAGCTCGCCAGGGTTCCGGGCAGGCGCGTCGAGGTGGTAGACACCGTCGGCGCGGGTGACACCTTCAACGCCGGATTCCTGCAAGCATTCAACGGCGACAACCTCGAGGAAGCAATGCGACGAGGCGTGGCCGCGTCGGCGTTGGTGTGTACGAAGGCTGGCGCTCAGCCACCGACGAGCGACGAAGTCGATGCCGTCCTCGCCTGA
- the leuS gene encoding leucine--tRNA ligase, which produces MSREHYDREAAQEKWQAFWEQDETFKANDDGKRERRYVLDMFPYPSGDLHMGHAEAYAMGDVVARYLRLNGYDVLHPIGWDSFGLPAENAAIRNNAHPAEWTYNNIETQAGSFKRYGLSLDWSRRLHTSDEEYYRWTQWLFLRFYERGLAYRKDSYVNWCPKDQTVLANEQVVDGRCERCKTEVTKRKLNQWYFKITDYADRLLDDMEQLQDGWPEHVLAMQRNWIGRSEGAHVDFHVDGRDEPITVFTTRPDTLYGATYVVVAPDSELAAELVTEEHKAEFDAYVEAAKKATEIERQSTEREKTGVFLGAYAVNPVNGEQIPIWAADYVLSDYGTGAVMAVPAHDQRDLDFARKFGLPVRVVLDVDGTDPAETGVATVGDGAYRNSEVLDGLTDKVSGVRRMIDKLEADGTGRGTIQYRLRDWLLSRQRFWGCPIPIIHCPSCGEVPVPDEQLPVKLPDLRGEQLAPKGTSPLAAATEWVEVACPKCGADAKRDTDTMDTFVDSSWYFFRYCSPGYTEGPFNPDDVNRWMPVAQYVGGIEHAILHLLYMRFFSKVLYDLGMIDFDEPMLKLLNQGQVINEGKAMSKSLGNGVDLGQQIDEFGVDAVRVTMVFAGPPEDAIDWANLSPASSLKFLQRAHRVAAEVTSAPGTPADGGDKQLRKATHQAIAEISTLVEDGRFNVAVARIMELVNATRKAIDGDAGPADPAVREAAEFTAQALSLVAPYVAEEMWELLGHEPSVANSTWPTSDPELAAEDLVTMVVQIQGKIRAKLEVAADIDEDTAVELAMADPNVQRNLEGRPVIKVIAKLPKMLSLVVGK; this is translated from the coding sequence GTGAGTCGCGAGCACTACGACAGGGAAGCAGCCCAGGAGAAGTGGCAGGCTTTCTGGGAGCAAGACGAGACGTTCAAAGCGAACGACGATGGCAAGCGCGAACGTCGCTACGTGCTCGACATGTTCCCGTACCCGTCGGGTGATCTCCACATGGGCCACGCAGAGGCCTACGCGATGGGCGACGTGGTGGCGCGCTACCTGCGGCTTAATGGCTACGACGTGCTCCATCCCATCGGCTGGGACTCGTTCGGCCTGCCCGCCGAGAACGCGGCCATCCGCAACAACGCGCACCCGGCCGAGTGGACGTACAACAACATCGAGACGCAGGCTGGCTCATTCAAGCGCTACGGCCTCAGCCTCGACTGGTCCAGGCGCCTGCACACCTCCGATGAGGAGTACTACCGCTGGACCCAGTGGCTCTTCCTGCGCTTCTACGAGCGGGGTCTGGCCTACCGGAAAGACTCCTACGTCAACTGGTGCCCGAAAGACCAGACCGTGCTCGCGAACGAGCAAGTGGTGGACGGGCGCTGCGAGCGCTGCAAGACCGAGGTCACCAAACGCAAGCTCAACCAGTGGTACTTCAAGATCACCGACTACGCCGACCGCCTGCTCGACGATATGGAGCAGCTGCAAGACGGTTGGCCCGAACACGTGCTGGCGATGCAGCGCAACTGGATCGGCCGCTCCGAAGGCGCCCACGTCGATTTCCATGTCGACGGTCGCGACGAGCCCATCACAGTGTTCACCACGCGCCCGGACACCCTCTACGGCGCCACCTACGTCGTAGTCGCGCCCGACTCCGAATTGGCCGCCGAGCTCGTCACCGAAGAGCACAAGGCTGAGTTCGACGCCTACGTCGAGGCTGCTAAGAAGGCCACGGAAATCGAGCGGCAGTCCACCGAGCGAGAGAAGACCGGCGTCTTCCTCGGGGCCTACGCCGTGAACCCCGTCAACGGCGAACAGATTCCCATCTGGGCGGCTGACTACGTGTTGTCCGACTACGGCACGGGTGCCGTGATGGCCGTTCCTGCACACGATCAGCGAGATCTGGACTTCGCTCGCAAGTTCGGGCTGCCCGTGCGCGTCGTCCTCGACGTCGACGGCACCGACCCGGCTGAGACTGGCGTGGCCACCGTCGGCGACGGCGCATACCGCAATTCCGAGGTGCTCGACGGACTCACCGACAAGGTGTCGGGCGTTCGTCGCATGATCGACAAACTCGAGGCCGACGGCACCGGGCGTGGCACCATCCAGTACCGCCTGCGCGACTGGCTCCTGTCCAGGCAGCGCTTCTGGGGCTGCCCCATCCCCATCATCCACTGCCCGTCCTGTGGCGAGGTGCCCGTCCCCGACGAACAGCTCCCCGTCAAGCTGCCTGACCTGCGTGGCGAGCAGCTCGCACCCAAGGGGACGTCGCCGCTGGCTGCCGCCACCGAGTGGGTTGAGGTGGCCTGCCCGAAGTGCGGCGCCGACGCCAAGCGCGACACCGACACCATGGACACGTTCGTCGACTCCTCGTGGTACTTCTTCCGCTACTGCTCGCCGGGCTACACCGAAGGCCCCTTCAACCCCGACGACGTGAACCGCTGGATGCCCGTCGCGCAATACGTCGGCGGCATCGAACACGCCATTTTGCACCTGCTCTACATGCGGTTCTTCTCGAAGGTCCTCTATGACCTCGGCATGATCGACTTCGACGAGCCCATGCTCAAACTGCTCAATCAGGGCCAGGTCATCAACGAGGGCAAGGCTATGAGCAAGTCGCTCGGCAACGGCGTCGACCTCGGGCAGCAGATCGACGAGTTTGGCGTCGATGCAGTCCGCGTCACCATGGTGTTCGCCGGCCCGCCGGAGGACGCCATCGACTGGGCCAATCTCTCACCGGCGAGCTCGCTGAAGTTCCTGCAGCGCGCGCACCGCGTCGCGGCGGAAGTGACGAGCGCACCCGGAACCCCAGCGGATGGGGGAGACAAGCAGCTTCGGAAGGCGACGCACCAGGCCATCGCTGAAATCTCGACGCTCGTGGAAGATGGCCGGTTCAACGTGGCCGTGGCGAGAATCATGGAGCTCGTCAACGCCACGCGCAAGGCCATCGACGGCGACGCCGGCCCGGCAGACCCCGCCGTCCGCGAAGCCGCAGAGTTCACCGCGCAGGCGCTCTCCCTGGTGGCGCCCTACGTCGCTGAGGAGATGTGGGAGCTGCTCGGGCACGAACCGTCGGTGGCAAACAGCACGTGGCCGACGTCCGACCCGGAGCTGGCCGCTGAAGATCTCGTCACGATGGTGGTGCAGATTCAGGGCAAGATCCGCGCAAAGCTCGAGGTTGCTGCCGACATCGATGAGGACACTGCCGTTGAGCTGGCGATGGCCGACCCGAACGTGCAGCGCAACCTCGAGGGGCGTCCCGTCATCAAGGTGATCGCGAAACTGCCCAAGATGCTCAGCCTGGTGGTCGGAAAGTAG
- a CDS encoding M48 family metallopeptidase, whose translation MSSPGHRLLHVDDLTVEVTRRSVKRARLMVRPDGSVRLSAPQRMSERELRAFVLDNRDWLLRTMQRQRNRQMPVDDLTDGGSMTLWGSSIAVERLAGRTRATLQDDRVRITAPDDTAAERAAHTLRQRLLAEAVERLVPPLQDRIGRTPSAFRYRAMTSRWGSCNVRTHAITLNTWLVQRPEAELEYVLAHELAHLVEAGHGLHFYAVLDRALPDWKQRRAELRNHIPPRG comes from the coding sequence ATGTCGTCGCCTGGTCACCGTCTGCTGCACGTGGATGATCTCACCGTGGAGGTGACGCGTCGCAGCGTTAAGCGCGCTCGCCTGATGGTTCGCCCCGACGGCAGCGTCAGGCTGAGCGCTCCGCAGCGCATGTCCGAACGTGAGCTCAGGGCATTCGTCCTCGACAATCGGGATTGGCTGCTGCGCACCATGCAACGCCAGCGCAACCGGCAGATGCCCGTCGACGACCTCACCGACGGCGGCTCCATGACGCTGTGGGGGAGCAGTATCGCGGTTGAGCGACTCGCAGGCCGCACCCGAGCGACGCTCCAAGACGATCGCGTGCGCATCACCGCACCCGACGACACCGCGGCCGAGCGCGCCGCCCACACGCTGCGTCAGCGCTTGCTGGCAGAAGCCGTCGAGCGGCTTGTCCCGCCGCTGCAAGATCGCATCGGGCGGACCCCGTCGGCCTTCAGATATCGCGCCATGACCTCGCGATGGGGAAGCTGCAACGTGCGCACCCATGCGATCACCTTGAACACCTGGCTCGTGCAGCGCCCCGAAGCGGAGCTCGAGTACGTGCTCGCGCACGAGCTGGCACACCTCGTCGAAGCGGGGCACGGGCTGCACTTCTACGCCGTGCTCGATCGCGCGCTGCCAGACTGGAAGCAACGCCGGGCGGAGCTGCGCAACCACATTCCGCCGCGCGGCTAG
- a CDS encoding helix-hairpin-helix domain-containing protein, giving the protein MKKQTTNQADELARARLAYVSIGQRSLTAPRRAADEPEATSEPAEEPPPDAGEEAAPASWRDKLALHRAHIVALAILLAVVAVTLGLTFSKSNATEVSPQPALSTSAAPADEPTSAGSEQAASSSPPSPTTIRVHVAGAVATPGVVTLPAEAIVVDAIQAAGGFTDEAVPGDLNLAAPVAAGMQVKVGRRGEESHVVAAVGAAPTGGAAPPGGDGGGTDGRVNLNTATAQQLEALPGVGPVTAAAIVAWREEHGGFTAPTELQEISGIGPKTFSKLEPHITV; this is encoded by the coding sequence ATGAAGAAGCAGACCACGAACCAGGCGGACGAACTCGCCCGAGCCAGGCTCGCGTACGTCAGTATCGGCCAGCGTTCCCTCACCGCTCCCAGGCGTGCCGCCGACGAGCCGGAGGCCACGTCCGAGCCAGCTGAGGAACCACCTCCCGACGCTGGGGAAGAAGCTGCGCCTGCGTCCTGGCGCGACAAGCTTGCGCTGCATCGGGCTCACATCGTTGCCCTCGCCATACTGTTGGCGGTGGTTGCAGTCACGCTGGGGCTCACGTTCAGCAAATCCAACGCGACGGAGGTGTCGCCCCAGCCGGCGCTCTCGACGTCGGCCGCTCCTGCCGACGAACCGACGTCAGCTGGCTCCGAGCAGGCCGCCTCGTCGTCTCCGCCGTCGCCGACCACGATCCGTGTGCACGTTGCAGGGGCGGTGGCGACTCCCGGCGTGGTGACGCTCCCCGCTGAAGCCATCGTCGTCGATGCCATCCAGGCCGCCGGCGGCTTCACCGACGAGGCCGTGCCTGGAGATTTGAACCTTGCGGCGCCGGTGGCGGCAGGGATGCAGGTGAAGGTTGGGCGTCGAGGCGAAGAGAGCCACGTCGTTGCTGCCGTGGGCGCTGCTCCTACCGGCGGCGCCGCACCGCCCGGCGGTGATGGAGGCGGGACCGACGGACGCGTCAACCTGAATACGGCCACGGCACAGCAGCTTGAGGCGCTTCCCGGAGTGGGCCCCGTGACGGCTGCGGCCATCGTCGCGTGGCGAGAAGAGCACGGCGGGTTCACCGCCCCGACGGAGCTGCAGGAGATCTCGGGCATTGGTCCGAAAACATTCAGCAAGCTCGAACCCCACATCACGGTGTGA
- a CDS encoding 3-methyladenine DNA glycosylase, whose product MLTREQWQSRAAEHRDAAQRELADVVWRRDRGMKEPVDDFLFHYYNLRPSHLMQWHPGVGVQLEDDGSWRPPHYRVHDGIAQFDADAFLAKRRGTVETARRLLTAAASMQPKFGCFGMHEWAMVHGLEQHETRHPYLPLRYGVDERAKILNEVGCRCSHFDAFRFFTPQAKPLNLVTPTRELQTEFDQPGCLHVNMDLYRWASKLWPAVSSSLLFTTFKLAREIRVVDMRASAYDLTEWGHEPIRVETSEGRHDYAQLQRGFAERAEPLRNDLIKVIDQLGVAT is encoded by the coding sequence ATGTTGACGCGCGAACAGTGGCAATCACGGGCAGCTGAGCACCGTGACGCGGCACAGCGCGAACTTGCCGACGTCGTGTGGCGCCGAGACCGCGGCATGAAAGAACCCGTCGACGACTTCCTCTTCCACTACTACAACCTCCGCCCGTCGCACCTTATGCAGTGGCACCCCGGGGTGGGCGTCCAGCTCGAAGACGACGGATCGTGGCGGCCACCGCACTACCGCGTGCATGATGGCATCGCGCAATTCGACGCGGATGCATTCCTGGCCAAGCGTCGGGGCACGGTCGAGACTGCCCGACGCCTGCTCACCGCCGCGGCCTCGATGCAACCGAAGTTCGGGTGCTTCGGCATGCACGAGTGGGCCATGGTCCACGGCCTCGAACAACACGAAACCAGGCACCCGTACCTTCCGCTGCGCTACGGCGTCGACGAACGGGCAAAGATCTTGAACGAAGTGGGCTGCCGTTGCTCCCATTTCGACGCGTTCCGGTTTTTCACACCGCAAGCGAAGCCGCTCAACCTGGTCACCCCGACGCGGGAGCTGCAAACTGAGTTTGACCAGCCGGGTTGCCTGCACGTGAACATGGATCTCTACCGATGGGCGAGCAAGCTCTGGCCGGCGGTGTCGTCGTCGTTACTGTTCACAACGTTCAAGCTCGCGCGCGAGATTCGCGTCGTCGACATGCGAGCCTCCGCCTACGACCTCACTGAGTGGGGGCACGAACCTATCCGCGTGGAGACCTCGGAAGGACGCCATGATTACGCCCAGCTGCAGCGCGGGTTCGCCGAGCGCGCGGAGCCACTTCGCAACGATCTGATCAAGGTGATCGATCAACTCGGCGTGGCGACGTAG